The window tatattaaaaatataataatttattttttaatcttaaattgtttataatatgttaaaaataatatatatatatatatatattagataataTTTTATCTAAATTATAAGGGTAATAATATTGTTAATTACAAATGTCtcgataaaatttttaataaataaacttaaacaaCCATGAAAAATAATTACACTTGAACACCCTTGTACATAAATAAAGTTTAGCGCATTTACATACATTTACATCCTTACTTTAATGCTATATATTTAATGGATAGAGaggtaaaatatattttaagaatTAATTTAAGATAAACAATTTTACACTATCAAAATGATTTGAGTGGAACCACATCTCTAATGGGgactaaattattaaatttaaaaaatatatcttcaTTTTTAAACCCATTACTATTAGGTGGCTtgaatttttatcaattttttataggcctcattttatatatatatatatatatatacactaaaATAGTGGACTAATAAATCTAATTTTTAGGTTTGTCACTAAGGATAATCTTAGTGGATTTATAACTTTTGATAGGATAAATGATGCAGCAAAAATAAACCTACtttaaaatagggaaaattttGATTAATGGCATTTATACTTATTAAACCAGCTTCAAACACGATTAAAGCACCTTCTTAATTTTTCAAACATCGAGTCTCATGCTAGTGGCCAATAAAAAACCTCTATGAGACGCATCAATTATCCCCAAAATTAATTGCCGTAAGCTAGATAATCAGTAACTAGAGCCAacaaaataactaaataaataaacctCAATTAGTTGGaatcatttctttctttttttaatgaaaaatacGATTGCCCGCCATGCGATCCTAGAAATAACATCACAGAAAAAGGGTGTTTACATAAATACTTTAGTACAAAGATGGAGTTGTAAACCTCAACGAATTTACACCATGGTTGGGTCATCGTAATTGGTTGTTTAGCATTTAATATTAAAACGGACAGAATGAGACCTACCTGGAGATGCTTCTCAATGTACAAAAACAATGTAACGTAGTGATGAATTCATTCTAAACTGCTAAAGATAAGGATTTAGAGAAACCAGGATCGCCTCATATTGAAGGAAGTAAAAGCAAGACCAATGGAAATTCTATTGGTTCCTCTTTTCTTATATGAATGCGGTGCTGGGCCAGGTTCCCATCCGTGTAACTCAATGTACATTTTCCAAAAGGACACAGTTGAGTTACCCAGACTGTGCTTCGAGGAGAATGTTTGTTGCTACATTTAAGTCATTTCTAGCCTGAAGGAGTGCCTGCCTAGCAGCATTGCTCTCAAAGCCCATGGACACCAATGTCTCAATCGAAGACTCTGATGGTTCTGGCATAAAATTTCCCACTGAACGATTGTTCCGCTGTATCAAAAACACGTAGATAAGCTGTTCAAAATCTATATGTGATGCGATAGCCCCCAAACCATGGATAACTCTTTTACATGCAACTATTACATGCAAGCACATTTTATGCTCATACTGATGTTAACACTATTCTACTATCATGGTAGATTCGTAGTAGGACCAATGCAAACAGGTCTTCCCTGATTTAAGAAACTAACTAATAGATGGATGTTATATATAAACATTATGGGAGGTTTCATCAATAAATTAAACAGGTTAAAAGATTTGtttgttcctttttttttataaaaaaagtaCTCTATACAAAGAATGAAGACAAACTTGCCTGAACCTGATGGTCGATATTAGATATATGTGCATTTCTTCTGATATTGGCACTTGAAGGGAATGAACTTGGATACAACAAAAATAACCATGAAAATACTGATGTTAACTTTTTGGGGAACTGCAAGAATAAGAAATTGTCAGAACATAAtcgacaacaacaacaaaaaaagacAGATAATAACAAAGATGAAGTAGATAATCTTATAAAGATGAAGTAGATAATCTTATCGTTTCTCGGATTTTGTCTATCCTTGATCCTTGACTATGTCTGTTCAACAAATGCTTATATTCCCCTTAATACTAGTTTTTTTTCCCTCTAAATCATGATACCATAGTTGCCACCATAATGTATAATTATTATATTCAAGTATGCTTGCCTGGTCCATTGCATTGTACCCGCAACTAGTTCACCActcattgatttttcttttcccaAACGGTAATTTGTTGTGTTCATGTGCAAAAAGAAATCTGTACGTAATCAAATCCTTCGTTCACATACAAGTGTAAAGAACCCCCAATAAAGAAATCTCGCACACCCACACCCTCCCACAAAGGATACCTGGCAACCCAAGGATGAATCATTGATTTCTTTCAAACTGAACAATTTTGTTATCAGCCTTTTGTTTGTTGTGCATGCAAAAACCATAAGACAGTTCCTGAACAAAAGAACAGTTTCTTAATTCTGTGTGTGAACTTTTAGTGATAGTTTCATAAAGATAATGATATTGTAAACGGAATCACTGTAcaatataataaaaaaagaaactATTGTATCTTTACAATCTTGTTGACTTTATGCAACTGATGATTGAAATAAAAGATGCTTGTAGCAGTGCTACTTAAGCAACAAAATATAGACATGGTGATACTTAGACAAGCATAAGGGTGGGGAGTTGGAGAACTCACATTGAAAGTGGAAGGACGCATTTGACATATTATCTAGTATCTATAAGATTTCATGTAGGTGAGTGCAATTAACCCTTAAGATTATTATCTATCTCATATGAAAATCAATATATTTGATGCTTGTGGTTTGGTTCCTTAAAGAGTTGCATGTACACTTTTATTGAGTACATTACTAATCTTATAGAGGTAAGAGAGATCAACAAAGCCCTTATCACTCCTGGTGATCTGGGAACTTATATCAATTGTtgatcattggattaaatctagaCATTATACATAATTGATAATAGATGTCAGTTTCTAGTAGGTCAGATTCAAACAAAGTTACTACATGTGCCCTATTAGGACAAACATTGCTCTATGTCCCATAAAGCACTATCATAAAAGGATCATAAGAGGACTAGATTACATGGAAATCATGTTGCAGAAAGACTTTGTGGAAACCTGCACCTCCAGAATGGTAGATAAACTTAGATACCACTGTTTAttagaatgagattctttaggactctttatttaattaactgatatttattaggatgataatTAACGTCTTAATTATTTTAGCTTGAACGGTTTGCTAAGATCTCTAAGTCTATATAGCAAGAGTCAAGGTTGTTGTCTATGATACACAAGATAAATAACTCAACACCCTAGTCACCCTTCTTTCTCTACTCATCTTGGTGCCGCCAACGTCATATGGTGCCACCGTCGCTCCTCCACACTAATGCTCACCTAGCCACCACCAAGCTAGGTGAGTCCTCTAGCTCACACATTAGCACTTTTGCATTAAACTGCATCAGAGGATCATATTGTATGACAAACTAGAGAATGCGTTCCCTGACATGTCTCCATAAAGGTACAAACTTCTTTCTCGTTGATCTCGTTTTGGAATCAATCTAATATCATAAGTTAGTGGATGCTTAAAATGTTTCCATGGCTAATTTGGCTGTGCTCATGTGCTCCTTCCGTTGGGACGATCCCAACATGAACAGCATTGGTTAAGTATGTGCATTGTTGGGAGAGGTTTAGCCTTGTTGCTCCGTCCTAAACACGAGTATACCTTGAGACCAAAAAAAATTCTTGCCTTGCTTTTTTTCATCTAAATTTACCATATACTAAAGGTTATATAGGACCACATGTGCACATAACACCCCAGATGAGTCATATCCCAGTTCCAGGAAAGCTCACATGTTAACCATCCAACCCAAATACTTAAGCAACTTTTCAGCAGTTTACTTGAGAAACTTAGCTTGCAACAAGAAGCTAGACAAACATAAATAGCGCATATATTTGAGAAAAAATACAGAAACTAATGTAAAGGCAAGAAAAGAAGCTTAATGTTCACACATGGTCCCATAAGTGCGAGTGGATCCACATAAGCCAATTCAAAGTGAAAATTGTGATAACCTTAAGCTTGCAGATGCCAAATAGATTGGCTCGGAAAACAAAACCAGCAAGAAGACCACTTATGACTGGTATAAATGACCTTCTCCAGGCAGATAAAACAAGCTGGAGAAAAGGCACAAGTTGAGATACATCAGCACCGAAGATATGAAAGAGGGAGATTAAGAATAAATAAGTTAAACCTGAAAAGCGGCAAAGTATACGGCTGACTTGTTACTCAAGTTCAGTCCAAACATATGGAAACGTGAAGTAACAGGGATGTCAAAATAAAAAGATACAAAGGAAGCAAATATGAAACCATAAGGCCCAGATGCAAGTACTTGAGAATCTgcagaaaatagaaaaaatgatCTAATTAGGAAATAAAATGAGAAACAAAATTAACTAAAATGCTGCATAATTACATATGGAAGAAAAGACTGCAAAGAAACTTCAACTGAAACACTAGACATGACAGAAGAATTTTTTTTCACATAATACATACAAACAACCAATAAGTAAAGATTTAGACTCTTTACAACACACCTTCAACTCTAGTTGATTCAATTTAGATAACTATATATATCTATGGGTTATATTACAAAAATGAGAAAGAAACGTTCCTAGAAGACATCTCAGATTTTAGTAACAAATTCTGAGATTAATCTGTTTTTATTGGGAATAAATTTCAAAGCAAACCATATGTCATTGGAAAGCCACAGATgcctaattttcaaaaaaaaaaaaaaagggtgctaaaaaataatattccttcGTAAAGTTATGTCTATTTTGATGGAAGTCTGTCAGGCTGGAAATATTACTCAGGAAAGATGAATCTACTTGGGAAAGATAATCTACTCGGGGACAATTTGTCACAATTAAGGGTGCAAACGAATTGAACCGGTTCATGATCTTTTCGAACAAgctcaaaaaatatttgattcatattcaaaattatcaaattcgagccaaactcgaacatgttcgataATTTTTCAAGCTGAATTCGAACCCATAATATTT is drawn from Zingiber officinale cultivar Zhangliang chromosome 1B, Zo_v1.1, whole genome shotgun sequence and contains these coding sequences:
- the LOC121982513 gene encoding rhomboid-like protein 20, translated to MMHGGPSGFHNAPVTRTLVISSAIITVTSALRGRSRSIGLSYQDIIQNYSLWKIVPSIFAFSSSPESIIGLYLIYYFRVFERQIGSNKYSVFVLFNLVASTFFQIVALGLLKDSQVLASGPYGFIFASFVSFYFDIPVTSRFHMFGLNLSNKSAVYFAAFQLVLSAWRRSFIPVISGLLAGFVFRANLFGICKLKFPKKLTSVFSWLFLLYPSSFPSSANIRRNAHISNIDHQVQRNNRSVGNFMPEPSESSIETLVSMGFESNAARQALLQARNDLNVATNILLEAQSG